Proteins found in one Paenibacillus sp. FSL R10-2782 genomic segment:
- a CDS encoding glycoside hydrolase family 99-like domain-containing protein yields MKVIAFYLPQYHRIPENDRWWGDGFTEWTNVRRATPLYPGHNQPQIPYQERYYDLTQKKNQIWQAELAKSYGIYGFCYYHYWFKGKLLLETPLQQVLASNHPDLPFCLSWANEPWTRIWDGGENEKNILMPQEYGDEEDWREHFQYLLKIFSDSRYILIKDKPVFLIYRPENIPRCREMLVLWNKLARENGLPGIYFVQTLGGFPIEKQAGFDASVEFEPHYTFAHGGDWRIWNYLQVKDQQHLTFDYDYVWSLILNRSHRREGEPIFTGAFVDWDNTPRRQIDGVSCIGAAPHKFEWYLTRQLERTERLYQSEFLFINAWNEWGEGAYLEPDTRHGHAYLQAVRNALDARKRAELTTAGFQEQESSLKHQ; encoded by the coding sequence ATGAAAGTGATTGCATTTTACCTGCCCCAGTATCACCGTATTCCAGAAAATGACCGATGGTGGGGTGACGGCTTTACAGAATGGACTAATGTTCGCAGAGCTACCCCTCTGTATCCGGGACATAACCAGCCCCAAATTCCCTACCAGGAACGTTACTATGATCTGACCCAAAAGAAAAATCAGATTTGGCAGGCAGAACTGGCCAAATCCTATGGTATTTACGGATTCTGTTATTATCATTACTGGTTTAAAGGAAAACTCTTGTTGGAGACACCTCTTCAGCAAGTGCTGGCTTCGAACCATCCTGACCTGCCCTTCTGTCTGTCATGGGCTAACGAGCCTTGGACCCGCATATGGGACGGCGGTGAAAACGAAAAGAATATCCTTATGCCGCAAGAATATGGAGATGAGGAAGATTGGCGCGAGCATTTTCAATACCTACTGAAGATTTTTTCTGATAGTAGATACATTCTGATCAAAGACAAACCAGTGTTTCTCATCTACAGGCCGGAGAATATTCCCCGCTGCCGCGAAATGCTGGTGCTGTGGAACAAACTAGCCAGAGAAAACGGCCTTCCTGGTATTTATTTCGTACAGACTCTTGGGGGATTTCCTATTGAAAAGCAAGCCGGATTTGACGCCAGTGTGGAATTCGAGCCTCATTATACCTTTGCCCACGGGGGGGACTGGCGGATCTGGAATTACTTACAAGTCAAAGATCAGCAACATCTGACTTTTGATTATGATTATGTGTGGTCCCTGATCCTTAATCGCTCCCACCGAAGAGAAGGCGAGCCTATATTTACCGGCGCCTTTGTAGATTGGGACAATACCCCTCGTCGTCAGATTGATGGAGTCAGTTGCATAGGTGCGGCTCCCCACAAATTTGAATGGTATCTGACCCGGCAACTGGAACGGACTGAGCGCTTGTACCAGAGCGAATTTCTGTTTATAAATGCGTGGAACGAATGGGGAGAAGGAGCATATCTGGAGCCGGATACCCGGCATGGCCACGCTTATCTCCAGGCAGTTCGGAATGCACTGGATGCTCGCAAGCGGGCTGAGCTTACAACGGCTGGATTCCAAGAACAGGAATCGAGCCTGAAGCATCAATGA
- a CDS encoding SDR family oxidoreductase: MKHLDGKTAIITGSSRGIGRAIAEQLADLGANVVINYASSPDKAQEVVKGIIQKGGKAIALHADLGKMSDIEALFTNTITEFGKVDILVNNAGLMITKPLVDVTEADFDKQFALNVKGTFFACQQAMKHMENYGRIVNISTSVIGQMFPSYSVYAGTKGAVEQFTRQLAKEFGSKQITINAVAPGPVNTELFQAGKTEQQIEGMKKMNAMGRLGEPEDIADVIEFLVSAKSQWVTGQTIRVNGGFI; this comes from the coding sequence ATGAAGCATTTGGACGGAAAAACAGCGATTATTACCGGTTCCTCCAGAGGAATTGGACGTGCCATTGCCGAGCAGCTGGCTGATCTGGGCGCTAATGTAGTCATCAATTATGCCAGCAGTCCGGACAAAGCCCAAGAAGTCGTGAAGGGCATTATTCAAAAAGGCGGCAAAGCCATAGCTCTTCACGCTGATTTGGGCAAGATGAGTGATATTGAAGCATTATTTACAAATACGATTACTGAATTTGGAAAAGTGGATATTCTGGTTAACAACGCAGGGCTGATGATCACCAAGCCGCTTGTAGACGTGACAGAGGCCGATTTTGACAAACAATTTGCACTGAATGTAAAAGGCACCTTCTTTGCTTGCCAGCAAGCGATGAAGCATATGGAGAACTACGGAAGAATCGTGAACATTTCCACATCCGTGATTGGACAAATGTTTCCTTCGTATAGCGTATACGCGGGTACCAAAGGCGCCGTAGAGCAATTTACCCGCCAGCTTGCGAAGGAGTTCGGAAGCAAGCAAATTACGATCAACGCCGTGGCTCCCGGTCCCGTGAACACTGAGCTTTTTCAAGCAGGAAAAACCGAGCAGCAGATCGAGGGCATGAAAAAAATGAATGCTATGGGTCGTCTCGGTGAACCCGAGGATATCGCGGATGTGATTGAGTTCCTGGTCAGCGCCAAATCACAGTGGGTTACCGGACAGACAATCCGCGTCAACGGCGGGTTCATCTAA
- the rlmN gene encoding 23S rRNA (adenine(2503)-C(2))-methyltransferase RlmN, translated as MKKESIYGLTLDQLTAWLIERGHKKSRALQVWDALYRKRITDFAAMTEVHENCTRLLAEHFPIETLEEHVKQQSADGTVKFLFRLQDGNLIETVLMRHKFGLSVCVTTQVGCNIGCSFCASGLLKKSRDLSSGEIVEQIMKVQLYLDQERPGDRVSHVVVMGIGEPFDNFVNLSDFIRVIKDHKGLAIGPRHITVSTSGLADKIIEFADSDLHVNLAISLHAPNNETRTRIMKINRAIPIEKLMQAIDYYLDKTNRRITLEYILLKDINDTKEHALELAELVGHRRNLANVNLIPYNPVDEHSQYQRSESESITGFYDVLKKQGISCSVRLEHGVDIDAACGQLRSKQIRKDAKGSRNPEREAIS; from the coding sequence ATGAAAAAAGAATCCATTTATGGATTAACACTAGATCAGTTGACAGCATGGCTCATCGAGCGTGGACATAAGAAATCCCGGGCGTTGCAGGTATGGGACGCACTTTATCGGAAACGGATTACTGATTTTGCCGCGATGACGGAGGTTCATGAGAACTGTACCCGCCTGTTGGCAGAGCATTTTCCAATTGAAACGCTGGAAGAGCATGTGAAGCAACAGTCAGCGGATGGGACGGTCAAATTCTTGTTCCGTCTTCAGGATGGGAATCTGATAGAGACGGTATTGATGCGGCACAAGTTTGGGCTGTCTGTATGTGTGACAACGCAGGTGGGCTGTAACATCGGATGCAGCTTTTGCGCGAGCGGGCTGTTGAAGAAGAGCCGTGACCTGTCTAGCGGTGAAATTGTCGAGCAGATTATGAAGGTGCAGTTGTATCTGGATCAGGAACGTCCGGGCGACCGGGTCAGTCACGTCGTAGTGATGGGGATTGGCGAGCCGTTTGATAACTTTGTGAATCTGTCTGACTTTATCCGGGTCATTAAGGATCACAAAGGGCTGGCGATTGGTCCGCGTCATATTACAGTGTCCACGAGCGGACTTGCCGATAAAATTATTGAATTTGCTGATTCCGATCTGCATGTCAATTTGGCGATTTCCCTCCATGCGCCGAATAATGAGACTCGCACCCGCATCATGAAGATTAATCGGGCGATTCCGATTGAGAAGCTGATGCAAGCGATTGATTATTATTTGGACAAAACAAATCGTCGTATTACGCTGGAGTATATTTTGCTGAAGGATATTAACGATACCAAGGAGCATGCGCTGGAGTTGGCTGAGTTGGTAGGCCACCGTCGCAATTTGGCAAATGTAAACCTGATTCCATACAATCCGGTGGATGAGCATAGCCAATACCAGCGGAGTGAGTCGGAGTCGATTACGGGCTTCTATGATGTTCTGAAAAAACAAGGCATTAGCTGTAGTGTTCGGCTGGAGCATGGAGTCGACATTGACGCGGCTTGCGGACAGTTGCGCAGCAAGCAAATCCGCAAGGATGCAAAAGGTAGTCGCAATCCGGAACGCGAAGCGATTAGTTAA
- a CDS encoding GyrI-like domain-containing protein yields the protein MRLEWLLRIKNALDLMEERMQQPLDIDEIAKAAYSSPFHFQRMFHMLTGVTVAEYVRKRRLTLAAQELSLSTTKVLDVAFKYGYDSPESFSKAFRKVHGISPSEARSPGVNLKAFPRITFHLSLKGDQDMDYKIVEKAAFTVIGKSIQVTTKDGENFRQIPKFWDELNADGTSDRIQALGTSEDILGICLDFKHGEEKFTYLIAAEGSEDVAASNGLDARTIPAATWAVFTSIGPMPHTIQKVWQRIYQEWFPASNYEHSGGPELEVYMMGDSRAEDYRCEVWIPVIKK from the coding sequence ATGCGGTTGGAATGGTTACTTCGGATCAAGAACGCACTGGATCTGATGGAAGAAAGAATGCAGCAGCCACTGGATATCGACGAAATTGCAAAGGCAGCCTATTCCTCTCCTTTTCATTTTCAACGTATGTTTCATATGCTAACCGGCGTCACGGTAGCCGAATATGTACGTAAACGTCGATTGACCTTGGCTGCACAGGAATTGAGTCTTTCTACCACCAAAGTCTTGGATGTAGCGTTCAAATACGGATATGATTCCCCCGAATCTTTTTCTAAAGCGTTCCGTAAGGTACACGGTATATCTCCCTCTGAGGCCAGAAGCCCTGGGGTGAACCTGAAAGCCTTTCCACGCATTACCTTCCATCTATCGTTGAAGGGAGACCAGGATATGGATTATAAAATTGTAGAGAAAGCGGCCTTTACGGTCATTGGCAAGTCCATCCAAGTCACAACGAAAGACGGTGAAAATTTCCGGCAAATCCCGAAATTCTGGGACGAGCTGAACGCTGATGGTACATCGGATCGGATTCAAGCCTTGGGAACAAGCGAGGATATCCTCGGTATTTGTTTGGATTTCAAGCATGGGGAAGAGAAATTCACGTACCTGATTGCCGCTGAGGGCAGCGAGGACGTAGCCGCTTCCAACGGATTGGATGCCAGAACGATTCCGGCTGCAACTTGGGCTGTGTTTACATCCATCGGCCCTATGCCTCATACGATTCAAAAGGTATGGCAAAGAATTTATCAGGAATGGTTCCCGGCCAGCAATTATGAGCATTCAGGCGGACCCGAGCTGGAGGTATATATGATGGGGGACTCGCGGGCTGAGGACTACCGCTGCGAAGTATGGATTCCGGTTATCAAAAAGTAA
- a CDS encoding YheC/YheD family protein codes for MPIGKMIQYKEMRHHPILRNHLPETHWITNARTLRMLDTYRTVFIKPNNESGGNGIIRAKKLGRRYEIRCGSSRRIVRSHAVRRVIRTHRRPHRRYLVQQGLRLAKYKGSIFDARVYMQKPESEWIISGITGRVAAPSKVVTNYRKGGHAAPISKVLLRVFKNDREKMRQTLDQIVELSKIIANTIEQNHSVRELGIDLAIEKSGQIWIIEANPHPGHMLFTQLPNQTMIRTILKNKRRIKKH; via the coding sequence GTGCCCATTGGAAAGATGATTCAATACAAAGAAATGCGACATCATCCCATTTTGCGCAACCATTTGCCTGAAACCCACTGGATTACTAATGCAAGGACCTTACGTATGTTGGATACCTATCGCACCGTCTTCATCAAGCCTAATAACGAAAGTGGGGGAAACGGCATCATACGGGCGAAAAAGCTGGGGAGGAGGTATGAGATTCGCTGCGGCTCCAGTCGAAGAATTGTCAGATCCCACGCGGTGAGAAGAGTCATCAGGACCCACCGGAGACCTCATCGTCGTTATTTGGTACAACAAGGACTCCGGTTGGCGAAGTACAAAGGCTCGATTTTTGATGCCAGAGTGTATATGCAGAAGCCGGAATCAGAATGGATCATTTCAGGAATAACCGGGCGTGTGGCAGCACCCTCGAAGGTTGTGACCAATTATCGAAAAGGAGGGCATGCGGCACCGATATCCAAAGTGTTATTAAGAGTTTTTAAAAATGACAGAGAGAAAATGAGACAGACTCTGGACCAGATCGTGGAACTCTCTAAAATTATTGCCAACACGATAGAGCAAAACCATTCGGTTCGTGAGTTGGGCATTGATTTGGCTATTGAGAAGAGCGGTCAGATCTGGATTATCGAGGCCAATCCGCACCCCGGACATATGCTGTTCACGCAACTCCCCAACCAAACTATGATCCGTACCATTTTGAAGAACAAGCGTCGGATTAAAAAACATTAG
- a CDS encoding dihydroorotate dehydrogenase encodes MISMACNIAGVPFKNPIIMASGTFGFGREYAEFYSPELLGGIVGKGLTLHPKAGNTGSRIHETASGMLNSVGLENPGVAAFLKDELDDMTRWNTAVIANVGGSNLEEYVQAVAMITENAQKRRTMNRRGVDMLELNISCPNVKQGGMQFGIQTEVARDVVRQVRNVTALPLVVKLSPNAENITQMAVMCEEEGADGVSLINTFSAMKIDIRRRRSVFANTYAGLSGPAIKPIALRMVHQVAQAVSIPVIGMGGISSVEDIIEFTMAGAAAIQVGTYNFVHLQAGAELVYGLEQWMQREKVQSLDEIRGIL; translated from the coding sequence ATGATCTCCATGGCGTGTAATATTGCGGGCGTGCCGTTCAAGAATCCGATCATCATGGCATCTGGTACATTTGGCTTTGGACGTGAGTATGCGGAATTTTACTCTCCAGAACTGTTGGGGGGCATCGTCGGCAAGGGATTAACCCTTCATCCGAAGGCTGGTAATACCGGATCACGCATACATGAAACAGCTTCCGGTATGCTCAATAGTGTAGGACTGGAAAATCCGGGTGTCGCGGCCTTTTTGAAGGATGAGCTGGATGATATGACGCGCTGGAACACGGCTGTAATTGCTAATGTCGGTGGCTCGAATCTGGAGGAGTACGTTCAGGCCGTAGCCATGATTACGGAAAATGCGCAAAAACGGCGCACAATGAACCGCAGAGGCGTCGATATGCTGGAACTGAACATTTCCTGTCCCAATGTTAAGCAGGGTGGAATGCAATTCGGCATCCAGACGGAGGTGGCGCGGGACGTAGTACGGCAGGTGCGCAATGTGACGGCGCTTCCGCTGGTCGTGAAGCTGTCCCCAAATGCAGAGAATATTACGCAAATGGCGGTCATGTGCGAGGAAGAAGGTGCAGACGGTGTCTCGCTGATCAATACATTTTCTGCGATGAAAATTGATATACGTCGGCGCCGGAGTGTCTTCGCCAACACGTATGCAGGTCTTTCCGGTCCCGCAATCAAGCCGATTGCCTTGCGCATGGTTCATCAGGTGGCGCAGGCGGTATCCATTCCGGTAATCGGGATGGGGGGCATCAGCTCGGTGGAGGATATTATCGAATTTACGATGGCAGGAGCGGCTGCGATTCAGGTGGGAACGTACAATTTTGTCCACTTGCAAGCAGGAGCCGAACTGGTCTACGGTCTTGAACAATGGATGCAGCGGGAAAAGGTGCAGTCGTTGGATGAGATACGGGGAATCTTGTGA
- a CDS encoding glutathione peroxidase: MSIYDFQATSINGKPIKLSDYSGKILLIVNTASKCSFSRQFADLQKLYESRREQGFEILAFPCNQFNEKEPGSNSEVQGVCQINHGVTFTLFEKTDVRGPSPHPLFQYLTQQAPFQGFDTQTKDGQWMEDFLRDKYPEIYAGDGIKWNFSKFLIDRDGHVNGRFESTTEPFEIDSVIESLL; the protein is encoded by the coding sequence ATGTCTATTTATGATTTTCAAGCAACCTCAATTAACGGGAAGCCGATTAAACTGTCAGACTACAGCGGAAAAATTCTCCTCATCGTAAACACAGCCAGCAAATGTAGCTTTTCCCGTCAATTCGCTGATCTACAGAAGCTCTATGAAAGTCGACGGGAACAGGGTTTTGAAATTCTCGCGTTTCCTTGTAACCAATTCAATGAAAAAGAGCCGGGTAGCAATTCGGAAGTTCAGGGAGTCTGCCAAATTAACCATGGAGTAACATTCACGCTATTTGAGAAAACGGATGTAAGAGGTCCATCTCCTCATCCTTTATTCCAATATCTTACACAACAGGCACCGTTTCAAGGCTTCGATACCCAAACCAAGGACGGTCAATGGATGGAGGATTTCCTGCGGGATAAGTATCCGGAAATATACGCTGGCGACGGGATCAAGTGGAATTTCTCCAAGTTTTTGATTGATCGCGATGGTCATGTAAATGGAAGATTTGAATCAACGACGGAGCCCTTTGAAATAGATTCTGTCATCGAATCACTGTTGTAG
- a CDS encoding dihydroorotate dehydrogenase electron transfer subunit, whose amino-acid sequence MANVISNVALVPGIYVMKIEGTFKGEMGQFYMLRSGTGYPLLPRPISIYDIGDEDISFLYRVVGEGTSLFSQLQPGQEIQLDGPFGNGFPQVEGSLALVGGGMGTAPLLLAAKHYPHAHVYLGFAQQSFGVDAFEAAAASVQVRVGGSIVEKVDPARYVNMFSCGPTPMLQALAEKTEGSSSRLYISTERHMACGIGACLGCTMHTRGGNKRVCKEGPVFPVEEVDFDDLHGV is encoded by the coding sequence ATGGCTAACGTAATTTCGAATGTGGCGCTCGTTCCGGGCATTTATGTGATGAAAATAGAGGGAACCTTTAAAGGGGAAATGGGCCAGTTTTACATGCTGCGCAGCGGAACTGGTTACCCTTTGCTACCTAGACCTATCAGCATTTACGATATCGGGGATGAGGACATTTCCTTTTTATATCGAGTTGTTGGAGAAGGGACAAGCCTGTTTTCCCAGTTGCAGCCGGGGCAGGAGATTCAGTTGGATGGGCCTTTCGGCAACGGTTTTCCTCAGGTAGAAGGCAGCTTGGCGTTAGTTGGCGGTGGTATGGGCACGGCCCCCTTGCTGCTGGCTGCAAAGCATTATCCGCATGCACATGTTTATTTGGGATTTGCGCAGCAATCCTTTGGGGTGGATGCTTTTGAAGCTGCGGCAGCATCTGTGCAGGTTCGTGTAGGGGGAAGCATCGTCGAAAAGGTCGATCCGGCTCGCTATGTGAATATGTTTTCCTGTGGGCCAACTCCAATGCTACAAGCGCTTGCGGAGAAGACAGAAGGCTCGTCGTCCCGTTTATATATTTCAACAGAAAGACATATGGCCTGTGGTATTGGCGCGTGTTTGGGCTGCACCATGCATACTCGTGGAGGTAATAAGAGGGTGTGTAAGGAAGGGCCTGTATTCCCGGTAGAGGAGGTGGATTTTGATGATCTCCATGGCGTGTAA
- the mmuM gene encoding homocysteine S-methyltransferase, with amino-acid sequence MNPIQHILGEFPLIVLDGAMATELERHGHDLNDSLWSAKILHEHPESIKRVHRDYFEAGADCAITASYQATVEGYVKRGLSENEALELIQSSVRIAVQARDEFWADMTTGAKQQHRPKPLVAASVGPYGAFLADGSEYRGDYTLSEEQLVEFHRPRMKALIEAGADILACETIPCLVEAKAITRLLKEFPGTYAWISFSAKDGQHISNGESAAACAEWLDEHEQVAAVGINCTLPQYIPSLIHEIRSHTDKPVVVYPNLGEEYDPVTKTWHGTSCTGTFGQSARQWYEAGARLIGGCCRTQPEDIQGIANWSRDV; translated from the coding sequence ATGAATCCGATACAGCATATACTGGGCGAATTTCCGCTGATCGTGCTAGATGGAGCAATGGCTACGGAACTGGAGCGTCACGGGCATGATCTGAACGACAGCTTATGGTCGGCTAAAATACTTCATGAGCACCCGGAGTCTATCAAGCGTGTGCATAGAGACTATTTCGAAGCGGGGGCAGACTGCGCGATCACCGCGAGCTATCAGGCTACCGTTGAAGGCTACGTCAAACGGGGTTTAAGCGAAAATGAAGCGCTGGAGTTGATTCAGTCCTCGGTACGGATTGCCGTACAGGCACGGGATGAATTTTGGGCAGACATGACGACTGGTGCAAAACAACAGCATCGTCCTAAACCGCTGGTCGCGGCCTCCGTCGGCCCTTACGGGGCGTTTTTGGCAGATGGTTCAGAATATCGCGGTGATTATACGCTGAGCGAGGAACAACTTGTAGAGTTCCACAGGCCGCGTATGAAAGCACTGATTGAGGCGGGCGCGGACATTTTGGCCTGTGAAACCATACCATGTCTGGTTGAAGCCAAAGCCATCACGCGATTGCTAAAGGAATTTCCCGGCACCTATGCCTGGATCAGCTTTAGTGCAAAGGATGGGCAGCACATCAGCAATGGAGAGTCTGCCGCTGCGTGCGCCGAATGGCTGGATGAACATGAGCAAGTGGCTGCTGTGGGCATTAATTGTACTTTGCCGCAATACATTCCATCGCTCATCCACGAAATACGCAGTCATACAGATAAGCCCGTGGTGGTGTATCCCAATCTGGGGGAGGAATATGACCCGGTTACCAAGACATGGCACGGTACGAGCTGTACCGGGACGTTCGGGCAGAGTGCTCGCCAATGGTATGAAGCAGGAGCCCGTCTGATTGGTGGCTGTTGCCGGACTCAGCCTGAGGATATCCAAGGGATTGCGAATTGGTCGAGAGATGTATAA
- a CDS encoding glycosyltransferase → MSRKTKIRKNVPPYVRLDLRSRKMLVQSLLRTMAKKKQMGKMPANPLLVPKDPKTAIMPSHASILLMSALSYSSHWKIEQLTVDHLRESTREVIQLKPPLHASGVLSRCKPDLLLVLGSDLLLAEDLDFIRSLPFKKAIWLADSTGSSEILRQTALSFDCVFTQQSSHIPFYRHGGCRTVQFLPFPADPTEWYPLTVPEEYRSEVVIFGDTSQKTPALIPVIDSWRENKKVIVCGKGWDCFDDYQVLPDESPWPLYLNGANLVLHLSPSLNRILEAASCGACQISVDDPCLYQWTNPDEDILLFHTPEELGEKLNSLRCYPERRRRLSTQALAGSRFRYSYRQVVLELLRITFENY, encoded by the coding sequence ATGTCACGAAAAACAAAGATCCGTAAAAATGTTCCTCCTTATGTTCGTCTGGATCTGCGCTCCAGAAAAATGCTTGTCCAGTCTCTTCTTCGTACCATGGCCAAGAAAAAACAGATGGGCAAGATGCCTGCAAATCCATTGCTAGTACCTAAGGATCCCAAAACAGCCATTATGCCCAGTCATGCAAGTATCCTTCTTATGTCCGCATTATCCTACTCATCCCACTGGAAAATCGAACAGCTTACAGTTGATCACCTACGCGAATCAACAAGAGAAGTGATTCAACTGAAGCCGCCGTTACATGCGAGCGGAGTTCTGTCTCGTTGCAAGCCGGATCTGCTTCTTGTCCTGGGGAGTGATCTTCTCCTTGCCGAGGACTTGGATTTTATCCGCAGCCTTCCCTTTAAAAAGGCAATCTGGCTTGCAGACAGCACCGGATCCTCCGAAATCCTGCGTCAGACCGCCTTATCCTTTGATTGTGTGTTCACCCAGCAAAGCTCGCATATTCCCTTTTATCGCCACGGTGGCTGCAGGACTGTGCAATTCCTTCCCTTCCCCGCAGACCCTACAGAGTGGTATCCTCTAACGGTTCCAGAGGAATATCGTTCCGAGGTGGTCATCTTTGGCGATACCAGCCAAAAAACACCAGCGTTGATACCTGTCATCGACAGTTGGCGAGAAAACAAAAAAGTCATCGTCTGCGGAAAAGGCTGGGATTGCTTTGACGATTATCAGGTTCTTCCCGATGAGAGCCCGTGGCCTCTTTATCTGAATGGAGCAAACCTTGTGCTGCATTTATCGCCCTCCCTGAACCGCATCCTGGAGGCTGCCTCCTGCGGGGCATGCCAGATATCCGTGGATGATCCCTGCCTCTACCAATGGACAAATCCGGATGAAGACATTCTCTTGTTCCACACCCCCGAGGAACTGGGCGAAAAGCTGAACAGTTTGCGCTGCTATCCGGAACGGCGGAGAAGGCTGTCCACTCAGGCACTTGCTGGTAGCAGATTTCGCTATTCCTATCGCCAAGTAGTACTCGAACTGCTGCGGATTACCTTTGAAAACTATTAG
- a CDS encoding MerR family transcriptional regulator — MLYSMTYVVENLNVSAKTLRFYEEQGILPNISRDEKGRRVYSEQQIDWISFIRCLKETGMPLSKIKDYKELYELGNTTYLQREEMLMQHKLEVQKKIDESFKHLEEINYKIAMYELQKEEVMKNPNYNFKCHGLESKIVN; from the coding sequence ATGTTGTATTCAATGACATATGTAGTGGAGAATTTAAATGTATCTGCAAAGACACTTCGATTTTATGAAGAGCAAGGGATATTACCAAATATATCTCGTGACGAAAAAGGCCGTAGAGTTTATAGTGAACAACAAATAGATTGGATTTCTTTTATTCGTTGCCTCAAAGAGACAGGCATGCCTCTTTCAAAAATAAAGGATTACAAGGAACTTTATGAATTGGGGAATACCACCTATTTGCAAAGAGAAGAAATGTTGATGCAGCATAAATTGGAAGTGCAGAAGAAAATTGACGAAAGTTTCAAACACTTAGAAGAAATAAACTATAAAATTGCCATGTATGAACTTCAGAAAGAAGAGGTTATGAAAAATCCCAACTATAACTTTAAATGTCACGGTCTGGAGAGTAAGATAGTGAATTAA
- a CDS encoding DUF2524 domain-containing protein, which translates to MIDNLESNYNCANAGQDLHQLKQELAALQEQGVNDQASKEAIHRLENQISFILNKCDINH; encoded by the coding sequence ATGATTGACAATCTCGAGAGTAATTACAACTGCGCCAATGCAGGGCAGGATCTTCATCAGCTCAAACAGGAACTCGCTGCGCTTCAGGAACAAGGTGTTAACGACCAAGCTTCCAAGGAAGCCATTCATCGGCTGGAAAACCAAATTTCGTTCATCTTGAACAAATGCGATATTAACCACTAG
- a CDS encoding TetR family transcriptional regulator, protein MEKSSDILTKEQILIATEDTLRRFGVAKTSVTDVAKVLGVSHGTIYRHFKSKAELLEGVTEKWLNEKIVAPLMEVCQDSSMLGTPHLQRYIQTFVDLKQYYARDDEEMFGMYTRVTEQATDLIDQHIGHIVDQLADIIVRGGITSDQPAQLARTLFYATARFHHPAHAYEWKNPAIDQEFSEVWKLLEKGIS, encoded by the coding sequence ATGGAAAAATCCTCAGATATATTAACCAAAGAACAGATTCTCATCGCTACAGAAGACACACTTAGACGTTTTGGTGTAGCCAAAACCTCCGTGACCGATGTTGCCAAAGTATTGGGAGTCAGTCATGGCACCATTTATCGTCATTTTAAAAGCAAAGCTGAGCTTCTTGAAGGCGTGACCGAAAAATGGCTGAATGAAAAGATTGTCGCCCCGTTAATGGAGGTCTGTCAGGATTCATCTATGCTGGGAACCCCGCATTTACAACGATATATACAGACCTTCGTCGACCTCAAGCAGTATTATGCCCGCGATGACGAGGAAATGTTCGGAATGTATACCCGTGTCACCGAGCAAGCCACTGATTTAATCGACCAGCATATCGGTCACATTGTAGATCAGCTCGCTGACATCATTGTACGCGGGGGCATCACATCGGATCAGCCAGCCCAACTGGCGCGTACCCTTTTCTATGCCACAGCCCGTTTCCATCATCCCGCTCATGCTTACGAATGGAAGAATCCTGCAATTGATCAGGAGTTTTCAGAGGTATGGAAGCTTTTAGAAAAAGGAATCTCTTAA